One genomic segment of Trichococcus shcherbakoviae includes these proteins:
- the rluF gene encoding 23S rRNA pseudouridine(2604) synthase RluF: MRINKFISEAGTASRRGADKLITEGRVTINGKRATIGSQVEPGDDVRVNGNQLFVARNNVYIALNKPVGITSTTEKGVKGNIVDLVNHPFRVFHIGRLDKDSEGLILLTNDGDIVNEILRSENQHEKEYVVSVDRPITPEFLKQMSEGVKILDTITLPCKVEQLSKYDFKIILTQGLNRQIRRMCEELGYNVYRLQRIRIMNIQLDNLPVGQWRYLSKKEKAQLFQELNYEPKEW; encoded by the coding sequence ATGCGTATCAATAAATTTATAAGTGAGGCAGGCACAGCCTCCCGACGAGGGGCCGACAAGCTGATTACTGAGGGGCGCGTAACGATCAATGGAAAGCGGGCAACAATCGGCAGCCAAGTCGAGCCGGGGGATGATGTCCGCGTAAACGGTAACCAACTTTTCGTAGCCCGTAACAATGTCTACATTGCCTTGAACAAACCGGTCGGCATCACGAGCACGACCGAAAAAGGCGTCAAGGGGAATATTGTCGATTTGGTCAACCACCCTTTCCGGGTTTTCCATATCGGGCGCCTCGATAAAGATTCAGAGGGCTTGATCCTGCTAACGAATGACGGCGATATCGTCAATGAAATCTTACGTTCTGAGAACCAGCATGAGAAGGAATACGTTGTTTCCGTAGACCGCCCGATCACGCCTGAATTCTTGAAGCAGATGTCAGAAGGGGTCAAAATATTGGATACGATCACCCTGCCTTGCAAAGTGGAACAGCTATCAAAATATGATTTTAAAATCATATTAACCCAAGGACTCAACCGTCAAATCCGCCGCATGTGCGAAGAATTGGGATACAACGTCTACCGATTGCAAAGAATCCGCATCATGAATATCCAGTTGGACAACCTTCCAGTGGGACAATGGCGCTACCTGTCAAAAAAAGAAAAAGCGCAGTTATTCCAAGAGTTAAACTATGAGCCCAAAGAATGGTGA
- a CDS encoding Fic family protein: protein MFGEIPLIEIRDIFKVHVPKKQDNVGKTNDVSEELPVKVSLSENQKIVLESLNTAMSARELMEILNLSDISHFRRNILNPLLLEGLIVRTKPDKPKSSKQKYIKANFR from the coding sequence ATGTTCGGGGAAATACCACTTATTGAAATTAGAGATATATTCAAAGTACATGTACCAAAAAAACAAGATAATGTAGGGAAAACAAACGATGTGAGCGAGGAATTGCCTGTTAAGGTTTCATTGAGTGAAAATCAAAAAATTGTATTAGAAAGTTTGAATACAGCAATGTCTGCAAGAGAACTGATGGAAATTTTGAATTTATCAGATATTAGTCATTTTAGAAGGAATATATTGAATCCATTGCTTTTAGAAGGGCTTATTGTTCGAACGAAGCCTGATAAACCAAAAAGTTCTAAGCAAAAATACATTAAAGCCAATTTTAGGTAA
- the fabV gene encoding enoyl-ACP reductase FabV, whose amino-acid sequence MLEFKQNIRGNVALGVNPLGCKQEVLNEIDYVKNKGTFAGPKKVLIIGASSSYGLATRISLAFGAGADTIGVSFEKGPKNERNLGTAGWYNNIAFREAAEKEGLIAKNFVQDAFSHESKQEVIAYIKNEFGGKVDLVVYSLASGRRTDPDTGETYTSAIKSLGEPVVGPNINMQNQDFYIETLEPATEEEIAGTVKVMGGEDWQLWMEALKEADVLADGVLTTNYSYLGTELNRPYYGGGTLGLAKADCDEKAKTINGLLADINGKAQIVVATAVTTKASSVIPFFPVYCIGLYKVMTEKGTHETPIMHIDRIYRDMVYGTKAEYDEVGRLRPDSWELDSDTQAKTKELIQQLNEENFNTEIAAYDILYKEFSILSGFMVDGYVEQDVTIEELKALEY is encoded by the coding sequence ATGTTGGAATTTAAACAAAATATACGGGGTAATGTGGCCCTTGGTGTAAACCCGCTTGGATGCAAGCAGGAAGTATTGAATGAAATCGACTATGTCAAAAACAAAGGGACCTTTGCAGGTCCGAAAAAGGTCTTGATCATTGGTGCGTCATCAAGCTACGGTTTAGCTACCCGAATCAGCCTGGCTTTCGGTGCGGGAGCAGATACGATTGGCGTTTCTTTCGAAAAAGGACCGAAGAATGAACGGAATCTCGGCACAGCCGGCTGGTACAACAATATCGCGTTCCGTGAGGCTGCCGAAAAAGAAGGCCTGATCGCCAAGAACTTTGTGCAGGACGCCTTCAGCCACGAAAGCAAGCAAGAAGTCATCGCATACATCAAGAACGAGTTTGGCGGCAAAGTGGACCTGGTCGTCTATAGCCTGGCAAGCGGCCGAAGAACCGATCCCGATACCGGAGAGACGTACACATCCGCAATCAAATCGCTTGGTGAGCCAGTGGTCGGTCCGAACATCAATATGCAAAATCAGGATTTCTACATCGAAACGCTGGAACCTGCAACAGAGGAAGAAATCGCCGGCACCGTAAAAGTCATGGGTGGCGAAGACTGGCAGCTATGGATGGAAGCACTGAAGGAAGCAGATGTATTGGCTGACGGGGTTCTGACGACCAATTATTCTTATTTGGGAACAGAGCTGAACCGTCCTTACTACGGTGGCGGTACCCTTGGTCTTGCCAAAGCAGATTGTGATGAAAAAGCGAAGACCATCAATGGATTATTGGCTGACATCAACGGAAAAGCCCAGATTGTGGTAGCTACTGCCGTGACCACTAAAGCCAGCTCCGTGATTCCGTTCTTCCCTGTTTATTGTATCGGTCTCTACAAAGTCATGACCGAAAAAGGCACCCACGAAACACCGATCATGCACATCGACCGCATTTATCGCGATATGGTTTATGGTACCAAGGCTGAGTATGACGAAGTTGGCCGCCTGAGACCGGATAGCTGGGAACTTGACAGCGACACCCAAGCCAAAACGAAAGAATTGATCCAGCAATTGAACGAAGAAAATTTCAATACTGAAATAGCAGCATATGACATCCTTTATAAAGAGTTTTCAATTTTAAGTGGGTTCATGGTTGATGGCTATGTTGAGCAAGACGTTACGATCGAAGAATTGAAGGCATTGGAATATTAA
- a CDS encoding AIM24 family protein, giving the protein MFRIKNFEDNNDVKIVEEMGAFKVVEYLKDLSVDHLTAQAAYYASEMNVRRRQLVCDVSLSDINVQSGAMQWMVGNVSATTGLKGVGDFLGKALRGKVTNESAIKPEYTGTGKLVLEPTYKHILLIDVDDWNGSIVIEDGLFLACDSELNHKAVMKSNLSSAAMGGEGLFNLGLSGGGIVALESYVPREELIEIELENDELKIDGNMAIAWSGSLEFTVSRSGQTLLGSAASGEGLVNVYRGTGKVLMAPVLR; this is encoded by the coding sequence ATGTTCAGAATAAAAAATTTCGAAGATAACAATGATGTGAAAATTGTCGAAGAGATGGGCGCATTTAAGGTAGTGGAATACTTGAAAGATTTGAGTGTCGATCATCTGACGGCTCAAGCTGCCTACTACGCTTCTGAAATGAACGTCAGAAGAAGACAGCTGGTTTGCGATGTCAGCCTTTCCGACATCAACGTTCAGTCAGGAGCGATGCAGTGGATGGTGGGAAATGTCAGTGCTACAACCGGGCTTAAAGGCGTGGGCGATTTTTTGGGAAAAGCGCTTCGAGGGAAAGTCACGAATGAATCGGCAATCAAGCCCGAGTACACCGGAACGGGAAAACTCGTATTGGAGCCAACTTACAAGCATATTTTACTGATCGATGTCGATGACTGGAATGGCTCAATCGTGATCGAGGACGGATTGTTTTTGGCTTGCGATTCGGAATTGAACCACAAAGCAGTTATGAAGTCCAACCTTTCTTCTGCTGCGATGGGCGGAGAAGGTCTTTTTAACCTGGGTCTTTCTGGCGGCGGGATTGTCGCACTTGAATCGTATGTACCGAGAGAAGAACTGATAGAAATAGAATTGGAAAATGATGAATTGAAGATTGATGGGAATATGGCGATTGCTTGGTCCGGCAGCCTGGAATTTACAGTATCAAGATCAGGCCAGACACTTCTGGGTTCAGCCGCATCCGGCGAAGGTTTGGTCAATGTCTATCGTGGAACAGGCAAAGTTTTGATGGCGCCCGTTCTCCGGTAA
- a CDS encoding M20 family metallopeptidase, which yields MNKYYERAYALEEQLVKDRRTLHQNPEIGMELPNTRAYVRNRLEEIGLEVKEVGKMGLSAVIEGEKPGKTILLRADMDALPMKEMNELEYKATNNMAHTCGHDLHTAMLVTAAQILLENKADIHGRVKLMFQPGEEIFAGAKDMIEAGILENPKPDVAFAMHTGLNQGVGSFEYYKGHTSTSCDNFKITITGKGAHGAYPHTSIDPINAGVIIYQEFGELISREVSPLSVATLTFGMFSGGSNSNIIPEVVEMQGTLRTYDDEVREYVKGRITDILAGIEKTTRTKIDFEIFASVPSLYNDPDLTEEIAEILETGNPAFKGYPDLRIMASEDMAVVSRHLPTTYIMLNCKVEGNNFSHHNPGVLFDEAALPIGASSFATVAIEWLKKHSD from the coding sequence ATGAATAAATACTATGAAAGAGCCTATGCGCTGGAAGAGCAACTTGTAAAGGACAGAAGGACACTTCACCAAAACCCAGAAATAGGCATGGAGTTGCCCAATACAAGAGCCTACGTCAGGAACAGATTGGAAGAGATCGGGTTGGAAGTCAAAGAAGTGGGGAAGATGGGGCTGAGTGCCGTCATAGAAGGGGAGAAACCTGGCAAAACGATTCTTCTTCGTGCTGACATGGATGCCCTTCCGATGAAGGAAATGAATGAGCTGGAGTACAAAGCGACGAACAATATGGCGCACACGTGCGGACATGATTTGCACACCGCTATGCTGGTGACTGCTGCACAAATATTGCTTGAAAATAAAGCGGACATTCACGGTAGGGTCAAGCTTATGTTCCAACCAGGCGAGGAGATATTTGCTGGAGCGAAAGATATGATTGAAGCCGGCATTTTAGAAAATCCCAAGCCGGATGTGGCGTTTGCTATGCATACGGGATTAAATCAAGGTGTCGGAAGTTTTGAGTATTATAAGGGACATACAAGCACCTCTTGTGACAATTTTAAGATCACAATTACGGGAAAGGGTGCCCACGGAGCGTATCCACATACTTCCATAGACCCTATCAATGCAGGCGTGATCATTTATCAAGAGTTTGGTGAACTGATCTCAAGAGAAGTGAGTCCGTTGTCTGTAGCTACCTTAACATTCGGAATGTTCTCGGGAGGATCGAACAGCAACATCATTCCTGAAGTTGTAGAGATGCAAGGAACATTACGCACCTACGATGATGAAGTGCGGGAGTATGTAAAAGGGAGAATAACGGATATTCTGGCGGGAATAGAGAAAACGACAAGGACAAAAATAGACTTTGAAATATTTGCGAGTGTGCCATCTTTATACAATGATCCTGACTTGACCGAAGAAATTGCGGAAATTTTGGAAACCGGGAATCCTGCCTTTAAAGGCTATCCGGATTTGAGGATCATGGCTTCTGAAGATATGGCTGTTGTGTCCAGGCATTTGCCGACAACCTATATCATGCTTAATTGTAAAGTTGAAGGAAATAACTTCTCGCACCATAATCCGGGTGTGTTATTTGATGAAGCGGCTCTTCCGATCGGAGCGAGTTCTTTTGCGACTGTGGCTATCGAGTGGTTAAAAAAGCACAGTGACTAA
- a CDS encoding 2-keto-3-deoxygluconate permease, translating into MLKLMRRVPGGTLLIPMFLSALLNTAFPEGLYVGSISQAFFSAQGTNYIVGFLCFVSAMGLDVKSLAQIMKKQGMLLVIKFMIAYVLGFLMIKYLGGGTILGLSSLAIIVVLTSTNPALYMALVKDLSEKDDALAFGLAGVFCVPAVPLLVYSLSSGTDIVWTPIISVVIPLLAGMIIGNLDHEFRDFCLPAIGIIMPFFGWVLGDSINLFQAAKAGLAGIILSVLFYIILLPTLYFTETKLLKANGLSAIALTSVAGVSLAAPSVIAQAYPELEPIVPLVVSQIAMAVVITSVLTPMIANKIAKKKNLVKH; encoded by the coding sequence ATGCTAAAACTTATGAGAAGAGTTCCCGGAGGAACTTTATTGATCCCGATGTTTTTAAGTGCGCTGTTGAACACGGCTTTTCCGGAAGGGCTTTATGTAGGTTCGATTAGCCAAGCTTTTTTCTCCGCTCAGGGAACCAACTATATTGTAGGATTTTTATGTTTTGTCTCAGCTATGGGTTTGGATGTTAAAAGCTTGGCTCAAATAATGAAAAAACAAGGCATGTTACTGGTGATCAAATTTATGATAGCGTATGTCTTGGGATTCCTGATGATCAAGTATTTGGGTGGGGGAACGATTCTCGGACTTTCGTCTTTGGCGATCATTGTCGTTCTTACCAGTACAAATCCAGCGTTGTATATGGCTCTGGTTAAAGACTTGTCAGAAAAAGACGATGCATTGGCATTTGGTTTAGCGGGTGTGTTTTGTGTGCCTGCTGTCCCTCTGTTGGTTTATTCCTTATCAAGCGGTACTGATATAGTCTGGACGCCGATTATCTCAGTTGTGATTCCTCTGTTGGCGGGGATGATCATCGGGAATTTGGATCATGAATTCAGAGATTTTTGCTTGCCGGCTATCGGCATCATCATGCCCTTTTTTGGATGGGTTTTAGGAGACAGCATCAATCTGTTTCAGGCGGCAAAAGCTGGGCTGGCGGGGATTATCTTAAGCGTCCTATTTTATATCATCCTCTTGCCGACTTTATATTTTACGGAAACGAAGCTGTTGAAAGCGAATGGACTATCCGCGATTGCGTTGACCTCTGTAGCCGGCGTGTCTTTAGCGGCCCCAAGTGTTATTGCACAAGCCTACCCTGAACTTGAACCGATTGTACCCTTGGTCGTATCTCAAATCGCGATGGCAGTGGTAATCACAAGTGTTCTGACACCGATGATCGCAAATAAAATTGCAAAGAAAAAGAATCTCGTCAAGCATTAG
- a CDS encoding metal-sulfur cluster assembly factor yields the protein MEKGIMYTGLASQYKEELEEKLMNVMDTEIGLDIVNLGLIYGIDLDDEGVCNIRLTFTGAGCSCSEHILKGVHEQLDPLGFITEVKIKIVWSPAWVLDRITRYGRISLGINPGR from the coding sequence GTGGAAAAGGGCATCATGTATACGGGTCTGGCGAGCCAGTATAAGGAAGAACTGGAAGAAAAACTGATGAACGTTATGGATACCGAAATCGGTCTTGATATCGTCAATCTCGGATTGATTTATGGCATCGATTTAGATGATGAAGGGGTTTGCAACATCCGCCTAACATTCACGGGCGCCGGCTGTTCTTGCTCGGAGCATATTTTGAAGGGGGTCCATGAGCAGCTGGATCCGCTGGGGTTCATCACAGAGGTCAAAATCAAAATCGTCTGGAGTCCGGCCTGGGTTCTGGATCGCATCACCCGCTACGGCCGCATTTCGCTTGGAATCAATCCAGGCAGATAA
- the ilvD gene encoding dihydroxy-acid dehydratase — protein MENEKNKKDLRINSFVYDGVVKSPNRAMLRATGMHDEDFKKPMVGVISTWAENTPCNIHLNDLAAIAKDGIKKQRGWPIQFTTVTVSDGIAMGTPGMNYSLPSRDLIADSIEVAVGGQNLDAFISIGGCDKNMPGSVIAMANANIPSIFVYGGTIAPGQDEDGNDIDLVSVFEAIGKWNNGEMTEEEVRAIECNACPGPGACGGMYTANTMASAIETMGLSLPGSSSNPAATGDKLKDVFEAGEAIIGLIEKNIRPRDIITRKALENAVVITMALGGSTNAILHLLAIAHAAEVDFAIEDFNEIQKRVPHLADLKPSGKYVFQDLYNVGGVPAVQKYLLDNGLLHGDCLTVTGKTLAENLENVAPLAEGQDVIMSLENPKRKDGPLIVLKGNLAPDGAVVKVSGLKQRRHEGPAKVFNTEEAAIEATLNGEIVDGDVVVVRFVGPKGGPGMPEMLSLSSIISGKGIKVCLITDGRFSGGSHGFVVGHIAPEAQDGGPIALLETDDTVIIDQDTRELTMKVSDEELAKRREKLVLPPLKSRGVLGKYAHIVSSASKGAVTDFFNRNPFEEK, from the coding sequence ATGGAAAACGAAAAGAACAAAAAAGATTTACGCATCAACAGCTTCGTTTATGATGGAGTCGTGAAATCGCCGAACCGTGCGATGTTGCGTGCGACAGGCATGCATGACGAAGACTTTAAAAAGCCGATGGTAGGGGTAATCAGCACTTGGGCTGAGAACACGCCTTGTAATATACATTTGAACGACTTGGCTGCAATCGCAAAAGACGGCATCAAGAAGCAACGCGGTTGGCCGATCCAGTTTACGACAGTGACCGTTTCAGATGGTATCGCCATGGGTACGCCGGGTATGAACTATTCATTGCCTTCGCGCGATCTGATTGCCGATTCGATCGAAGTTGCGGTGGGCGGCCAGAATCTGGACGCATTCATCAGCATCGGTGGCTGTGACAAGAATATGCCGGGCTCGGTCATCGCGATGGCAAATGCGAACATTCCATCCATTTTTGTTTATGGGGGTACAATCGCACCGGGGCAAGATGAAGATGGCAACGACATCGATCTCGTATCCGTTTTTGAAGCCATCGGAAAGTGGAACAACGGTGAAATGACGGAAGAAGAAGTTCGGGCAATCGAATGCAACGCCTGTCCTGGACCAGGGGCTTGCGGAGGGATGTATACAGCCAACACGATGGCATCGGCAATCGAAACGATGGGGCTGAGTTTGCCGGGATCATCGTCAAATCCTGCAGCAACCGGTGATAAATTGAAGGATGTTTTCGAAGCAGGCGAAGCCATCATCGGCTTGATCGAAAAAAATATCCGACCGCGCGACATCATCACGCGCAAAGCTCTGGAAAATGCCGTAGTGATCACGATGGCATTGGGCGGATCGACGAACGCCATTTTGCATCTGTTGGCGATCGCCCATGCCGCTGAGGTGGACTTTGCGATCGAAGACTTCAATGAAATCCAAAAACGGGTACCGCATTTGGCTGACCTGAAACCTTCGGGAAAATATGTCTTCCAAGATCTATACAATGTCGGCGGGGTGCCTGCCGTTCAAAAATACCTGCTTGACAACGGTTTGCTACACGGCGATTGTTTGACCGTAACCGGAAAGACACTGGCGGAAAATCTTGAAAATGTGGCACCTTTGGCAGAAGGCCAGGACGTGATCATGTCGCTTGAGAATCCGAAACGCAAAGATGGTCCGCTGATTGTCCTGAAAGGCAATCTTGCCCCGGATGGCGCTGTTGTAAAAGTTTCCGGACTGAAGCAACGACGCCATGAAGGACCTGCGAAGGTGTTCAACACCGAAGAAGCAGCCATCGAAGCGACCCTGAACGGAGAAATCGTGGACGGCGATGTGGTGGTTGTCCGCTTTGTCGGGCCGAAGGGTGGACCGGGAATGCCGGAAATGCTCTCCTTATCAAGCATCATTTCAGGAAAAGGCATCAAAGTATGTCTGATTACCGATGGTCGTTTTTCCGGCGGTTCCCACGGTTTCGTGGTGGGACATATCGCACCGGAGGCACAAGACGGTGGACCGATCGCGTTATTGGAAACGGATGATACGGTCATCATCGATCAGGATACGCGTGAGTTGACGATGAAAGTATCTGATGAAGAATTGGCTAAACGACGCGAAAAACTGGTGTTGCCGCCTTTGAAGTCGCGCGGTGTCCTGGGCAAATACGCACACATCGTATCCTCTGCATCGAAAGGTGCCGTAACCGACTTCTTCAACCGCAACCCATTTGAGGAAAAATAA
- a CDS encoding NAD(+)--rifampin ADP-ribosyltransferase produces the protein MQVGELLTAKGESNYKSGLKMNHIYFTAVISGAGLAAALAKGDGSERIYIVEPTGDFENDPNVTDKKFPGNLTRSYRSQAPLKIVGEATEWLRQTPEDLRRWQEKLADNKGEIIN, from the coding sequence CTGCAGGTCGGCGAGCTGCTGACAGCAAAAGGAGAATCGAATTACAAATCCGGACTTAAAATGAACCACATTTATTTCACGGCTGTGATCAGTGGGGCGGGACTTGCGGCCGCATTGGCGAAAGGTGATGGATCGGAACGGATTTATATTGTGGAGCCGACAGGGGATTTCGAAAATGACCCAAATGTTACAGACAAGAAATTTCCAGGGAATCTGACCCGTTCCTACCGTTCGCAAGCACCTTTAAAGATTGTCGGCGAAGCAACGGAGTGGTTGCGACAGACGCCTGAGGACCTTCGTCGGTGGCAAGAAAAATTGGCCGATAATAAAGGCGAAATCATTAATTGA
- a CDS encoding DNA alkylation repair protein: protein MSNIIEQVRQELINNSDETTKESGKRFFKEEVRFYGVKTMTVSKISKEAFKSIKKLSKKEIFGLCEQLWISGMMEEAFIACNWAYAIKKQYTEDDFPLFEKWVNEYVTNWATCDTFCNHTVGTFLEMYPLYIEKLKDWTRSPNRWLRRASAVSLIIPAKKDLFKDDIFEIADSLLLDKDDLVQKGYGWMLKSLCTKYEDEVYQYVLSKRDTMPRTALRYAIEKMPKPMKQEAMKREKKK, encoded by the coding sequence ATGTCTAACATAATCGAACAGGTAAGGCAGGAACTAATCAACAATTCAGACGAAACGACAAAGGAAAGTGGCAAAAGATTTTTTAAAGAAGAAGTAAGGTTCTATGGCGTAAAAACGATGACAGTCTCGAAAATTTCCAAAGAGGCATTTAAAAGCATCAAGAAGCTTTCCAAAAAAGAAATATTTGGTTTATGCGAACAACTGTGGATTTCCGGAATGATGGAGGAAGCTTTCATTGCCTGCAATTGGGCATATGCAATAAAAAAGCAGTACACTGAAGATGATTTTCCTCTGTTTGAAAAATGGGTAAATGAATATGTGACCAACTGGGCAACTTGTGATACTTTCTGTAACCACACTGTTGGAACATTTTTGGAAATGTATCCGTTGTATATAGAAAAATTAAAAGATTGGACGAGATCCCCAAATAGATGGCTTAGGCGGGCGTCAGCTGTATCGCTTATCATACCAGCCAAAAAGGATTTATTTAAAGATGATATATTTGAAATTGCCGACAGCTTATTGTTGGATAAGGATGATTTAGTGCAAAAAGGGTATGGCTGGATGCTGAAGTCTTTATGCACCAAATATGAAGATGAGGTATACCAGTATGTATTAAGCAAGCGGGACACAATGCCTAGAACTGCATTAAGGTATGCTATTGAAAAAATGCCAAAGCCAATGAAGCAAGAGGCCATGAAAAGAGAGAAGAAAAAGTGA
- a CDS encoding methyltransferase domain-containing protein, whose translation MVEQARERAIEEGLEEKVAFQIADALELPFEESTFDAVIGESVLAFIEDKSRALSELVRVTKSQGYVGFNECSWIKTPPSSLAKYIFDVLGAVFLTPDEWHGIWKRTGLKEVTMKSYKVRALEQWGYEFRGLELREYFGAWYRFVRLLFTSPECRRWARKTLSMPRNIFAAFKYFGYGIYVGKK comes from the coding sequence ATGGTGGAACAGGCGAGGGAAAGGGCGATTGAAGAAGGCCTAGAGGAGAAAGTCGCGTTTCAAATAGCGGATGCGCTGGAACTGCCCTTTGAAGAATCCACTTTCGATGCTGTAATTGGGGAATCCGTACTGGCCTTCATTGAGGATAAGTCACGTGCCTTAAGTGAGCTAGTGCGGGTGACGAAATCGCAGGGCTATGTCGGATTCAATGAATGCTCTTGGATCAAGACGCCCCCGTCTAGTTTGGCCAAGTATATCTTCGACGTGTTGGGAGCTGTTTTCTTGACTCCGGATGAATGGCATGGCATATGGAAAAGAACGGGGTTGAAAGAAGTTACAATGAAGAGCTATAAGGTGCGGGCTTTGGAACAGTGGGGCTACGAATTCAGGGGGCTGGAACTCAGGGAGTATTTTGGTGCCTGGTACAGATTTGTGAGATTGCTGTTCACAAGCCCGGAGTGCAGGCGATGGGCCAGGAAGACACTTAGTATGCCCCGCAATATTTTCGCTGCATTTAAATATTTTGGTTATGGAATTTATGTCGGAAAGAAGTAA
- a CDS encoding ABC transporter permease — protein MFSKPIFKQSIQANWKLWVIITFVAAMILSAFTVTFDAEGFAAIASAAEGTRFSNILSTMTSLLGSLENFYKLIAVILGIVYVVFTANNLVVNEVDSGSMAYTLSTPIKRSSVIFTKSIFLVLSIVLMYGIIGSTGLVAAQLKYQNVTGYTITDDVRAAAEALNQDEGYISERMYLILENDHAMREAAAVRNMDTEAYTIYLESVINDRSYEEAAAVITDERWDIYKDDEDMEDEDIEITAEELAADPTMLLLSNDALVTGAKVTGLSVNEYQQFINNEIVSLEQETEVAVKEEKTPNEEGTEATAQPATQPTVMVSEDNADILMQLVIESSAKALNMETDQVADKIALIKDPVALEAAMVATDLTEQQIITMANNGMVSSAKAVDEALEFDAEAYIWLSVGLLLLILALSSISFFASTLFNRTGLALAIGGGIPFTFFIITMVQQLMDTSENLEYLTITTLFDTEAILTGGDFGWGLVALGGITFVLYAASNVIFTKKDLPL, from the coding sequence ATGTTCTCAAAACCAATTTTTAAGCAAAGTATTCAAGCCAATTGGAAGCTCTGGGTTATTATTACTTTCGTTGCAGCGATGATCCTATCGGCCTTTACGGTAACTTTTGATGCAGAAGGCTTTGCGGCAATCGCATCTGCTGCTGAAGGGACAAGATTTTCTAATATCTTATCAACGATGACAAGCTTATTGGGAAGTCTGGAAAACTTCTATAAACTGATTGCCGTTATCCTGGGAATTGTCTACGTCGTGTTCACCGCAAACAACCTGGTGGTTAATGAAGTGGATTCTGGCTCAATGGCCTATACCTTATCCACTCCGATTAAACGGTCCAGTGTTATTTTTACTAAATCGATCTTTTTGGTCCTTTCCATTGTTTTGATGTATGGAATCATTGGATCCACCGGTCTGGTTGCAGCCCAACTTAAGTATCAAAACGTCACCGGCTATACCATTACCGATGATGTGCGGGCAGCCGCTGAGGCATTGAATCAAGATGAGGGCTATATATCCGAGCGTATGTATCTAATTTTGGAAAACGATCATGCCATGCGGGAAGCAGCTGCAGTCAGAAATATGGATACCGAAGCCTATACGATCTATCTTGAGAGTGTCATCAATGACCGCTCCTATGAGGAAGCCGCAGCAGTCATCACCGATGAACGCTGGGATATCTACAAAGATGATGAAGACATGGAAGACGAAGATATTGAAATCACTGCGGAGGAATTGGCCGCCGACCCCACCATGCTTCTGTTAAGTAACGATGCCCTTGTTACTGGCGCAAAAGTAACAGGCTTGTCAGTGAATGAATACCAACAATTTATCAATAATGAAATAGTTTCACTTGAACAGGAAACTGAAGTCGCCGTTAAAGAGGAAAAAACACCAAATGAAGAGGGTACAGAAGCGACTGCACAACCGGCTACACAACCGACTGTCATGGTATCCGAAGATAATGCCGATATCTTAATGCAATTAGTGATTGAGTCTTCAGCGAAAGCTTTGAATATGGAGACTGATCAAGTTGCGGATAAGATTGCCTTGATTAAAGATCCAGTGGCACTAGAAGCGGCGATGGTAGCAACGGATTTAACCGAGCAACAAATCATTACAATGGCTAATAATGGCATGGTCAGCTCTGCCAAAGCGGTCGATGAAGCGTTGGAATTTGATGCTGAAGCGTATATTTGGTTAAGTGTCGGACTTTTGTTGTTGATATTGGCTCTTAGTTCGATTTCCTTTTTTGCATCAACGCTATTCAACCGTACAGGTTTAGCTTTAGCTATTGGTGGCGGAATTCCATTTACATTCTTTATTATTACCATGGTACAACAATTGATGGATACATCAGAAAATCTCGAGTATCTGACTATAACGACTCTATTTGATACTGAAGCAATTCTAACAGGTGGAGATTTTGGTTGGGGATTGGTGGCTTTAGGAGGCATTACCTTCGTCTTGTATGCAGCCTCTAATGTCATTTTTACCAAGAAAGATTTGCCACTATAG